A stretch of the Myripristis murdjan chromosome 24, fMyrMur1.1, whole genome shotgun sequence genome encodes the following:
- the znf410 gene encoding zinc finger protein 410, which produces MLSDELDSKPELLVQFVQNASIPLVEGLEDAESKHPCLPLLAPPENSLCSPLELTDGGLSHEPDSSPSLSDFGGASERSPLVAQTHCQPRGSPSPPPILHDLQQSDSTSYVLLNLAKGITASSESLIFAADGAGEDDDEGVSSGDYGIDGSAPWYLRVQELAHDSLIAATRAQLARDAKASQDARAASVNNSDNTHSFTSDGEKRELPSLTSRALSKQILRCSFEGCCRTFTWPAHLKYHLKTHRNDRTFRCGAEGCGKSFYVLQRLQVHMRTHNGEKPFICKENNCGKKFTTAGNLKNHRRTHTGEKPFLCETDGCGRSFAEYSSLRKHMLVHSGEKPHHCGICGKTFSQSGSRNVHMRKRHGEEGLSSESRETGEALTHSSLLEADGETGDSMVTMTTTVEPMNLHHAMLRAPGSADSVVVLSQPHELVTMTTEAHAYGEDVVALL; this is translated from the exons ATGCTTTCTGATGAGCTTGACTCCAAACCTGAG CTGCTGGTGCAGTTTGTACAGAACGCGTCTATTCCTCTGGTGGAGGGTCTGGAAGACGCCGAGTCCAAGCAtccctgcctgcctctgctGGCTCCGCCTGAGAACTCGCTGTGCAGCCCGCTGGAGCTGACAG ATGGTGGCCTCAGCCATGAGCCGGACAGTTCTCCCTCGCTGTCAGATTTCGGGGGTGCTTCAGAGCGAAGCCCCCTGGTGGCCCAAACACACTGCCAACCACGGGGCTCCCCCAGCCCCCCGCCTATTCTCCATGACCTGCAACAGTCAGACAGTACCTCCTACGTCCTGCTGAACCTTGCAAAAG GCATCACAGCCTCCTCCGAGTCCCTGATCTTCGCTGCAGATGGAGccggtgaggatgatgatgagggggTCTCATCGGGGGACTACGGGATCGATGGCAGCGCTCCATGGTATCTGCGGGTACAGGAGCTGGCACACGACAGCCTAATTGCCGCCACGCGGGCACAGCTTGCCAGGGACGCCAAGGCGAGCCAGGACGCCAGAGCTGCAAGTGTCAATAACA gtgacaacacacacagtttcacatcagATGGGGAAAAGCGAGAGTTGCCGTCTCTGACCAGCCGCGCGCTCTCCAAGCAGATCCTGCGCTGCTCGTTTGAGGGCTGCTGCAGGACCTTCACCTGGCCGGCTCATCTCAAATACCATCTGAAAACGCACAG GAACGACCGAACATTCAGATGCGGTGCAGAGGGTTGTGGGAAGAGTTTCTACGTGctgcagaggctgcaggttCACATGAGGACTCACAACGGCGAGAAGCCCTTCATCTGCAAAGAGAACAACTGTGGCAAGAAGTTCACCACCGCCGGAAACTTGAAAAACcacagacgcacacatacaG GAGAGAAGCCCTTTCTGTGTGAAACAGATGGTTGTGGGCGATCATTTGCCGAATACTCAAGTCTACGGAAACACATGCTTGTACATTCTG GTGAAAAGCCCCATCATTGTGGGATCTGCGGAAAGACCTTTTCCCAGTCTGGCAGCAGAAATGTCCACATGAGGAAGAGACACGGAGAGGAGGGTCTCAGCAGTGAAAGCAGAGAAACAG gagAGGCTCTGACCCACAGCAGTCTGCTGGAGGCAGAtggggagactggggacagtatggtcaccatgacaacaacagTAGAACCCATGAATCTTCACCACGCTATGCTGAGAGCTCCAG GCTCTGCAGACTCTGTGGTGGTTCTCTCTCAGCCACATGAACTGGTGACTATGACAACCGAGGCACACGCGTATGGAGAAGATGTGGTGGCGCTGCTGTAG
- the cipcb gene encoding CLOCK-interacting pacemaker produces the protein MSTKRKAESHSWATNKLCSMKPGDTRADSERDSGFSDASSEHTGTMDTTDSEDSPRPAVQQGSQCSSSGSQTSQLAVVGGSYSSLSPMIIMNNVLLKQPGDNPPALKPWGFSPAVEVVQPVVQQPQVVFLQPVVSHQASKDTSSRHRRPKKYLPILKSYPKIAPHPGDSSSSSGRGTASSSSSSSSSYSSSISSGSEKGSSLASSHRERGQRDKQQRNLSGGPSNPGSTAPSLPAPPSSMSPLLQQRLGLSPTETSASSSPARERPTPAVSHSEFPPSLSLTPSNHTNSSKNQTLPLPPSQVATQENSCQRERNHSDSDPDNKRKRFCNTYNILSKSGLLDITLRTKELLRQNRRTQNDLDRLKEHTNLFLQALQSGDSGIYDKLQASLQEEDREKEKEKVAQSSLKAD, from the exons ATGAGCACCAAGAGGAAGGCGGAGAGTCACTCTTGGGCAACAAACAAACTGTGCTCTATGAAGCCAGGGGACACCAGAGCAGATTCAGAGAGAGACTCTGGATTCTCAG ATGCGAGCTCAGAGCACACGGGCACAATGGACACCACAGACTCTGAGGACTCACCCCGCCCTGCTGTGCAGCAAGGGTCTCAGTGCTCCAGCTCCGGGTCCCAGACATCTCAGCTGGCTGTAGTGGGAGGCTCCTACTCCAGCCTCTCCCCCATGATCATCATGAACAACGTCCTTCTCAAGCAG CCTGGAGACAACCCCCCTGCTCTGAAGCCGTGGGGATTCAGTCCAGCTGTGGAGGTTGTTCAGCCGGTGGTCCAGCAACCTCAGGTGGTTTTCCTCCAGCCTGTGGTTTCTCACCAAGCTTCCAAAGACACCTCCTCAAGACATCGACGCCCAAAGAAGTATCTTCCCATCCTGAAGTCCTACCCCAAGATTGCCCCACACCCTGGAGACAGCTCCAGTTCTTCAGGGAGAGGGactgcttcctcttcttcctcctcctcctcttcttatTCCTCATCCATTTCCTCAGGGTCAGAGAAAGGCAGCAGCTTGGCTTCTAGCCACCGGGAACGCGGTCAGAGAGACAAGCAGCAGAGAAATCTGTCTGGTGGTCCTAGTAACCCTGGGTCGACCGCTCCAAGTCTTCCTGCTCCTCCCAGCTCCATGTCCCCTCTGCTTCAGCAGCGACTCGGTCTCTCCCCAACAGAAACCAGcgccagcagcagccctgccaGGGAGAGGCCCACACCAGCTGTCAGCCACTCAGAGTTCCCCCCCTCCCTGTCCCTCACTCCCTCAAACCACACCAATAGCTCCAAGAACCAGACACTCCCTCTTCCACCGTCCCAGGTTGCCACCCAAGAGAACAGCTGCCAGCGTGAACGTAACCACTCTGACAGCGATCCTGATAACAAGAGGAAGCGGTTCTGCAACACCTACAACATCCTGAGTAAATCTGGCCTGCTAGACATCACACTCCGAACCAAGGAGCTGCTCAGGCAGAACCGACGGACCCAGAACGATTTAGACCGGCTGAAGGAGCACACCAACCTCTTCCTTCAGGCCCTGCAGAGTGGTGATAGCGGCATCTATGACAAGTTGCAGGCCAGCCTTCAGGAGGAAgacagggaaaaagagaaagagaaggttGCCCAGAGCAGCTTAAAGGCAGATTAG
- the LOC115356301 gene encoding vascular endothelial growth factor A-like isoform X2, with protein sequence MQSFIGSSHFVAVLLLQLIPAQISHPAAEARSRVMLFQEVWKRSLCRPMERLVDVEQEYPGGVEHIFSPACVPLWRCSGCCGDDSLECHPTLERNTTLQLLRITPTERSGHYLELTFVEHQECECRPRQMHLSNESSSSQSIKNRPRRRKHRKRVKDCGKCQRPHS encoded by the exons ATGCAGAGTTTCATCGGATCCTCACACTTTGTGGCAGttcttctgctgcagctgatacCTGCGCAG ATTTCACACCCTGCAGCAGAGGCTCGCTCAAGAG TGATGTTGTTCCAGGAGGTGTGGAAGAGGAGCCTGTGTCGGCCCATGGAGCGACTGGTGGATGTGGAGCAAGAGTACCCTGGAGGAGTGGAGCATATCTTTAGTCCTGCTTGTGTCCCACTTTGGCGTTGCTCTGGTTGCTGTGGGGACGACAGCCTTGAGTGCCACCCTACCCTGGAGCGCAACACCACCCTGCAG CTGTTGAGGATTACTCCCACTGAGAGATCTGGGCATTACCTGGAGCTCACATTTGTGGAGCATCAGGAATGTGAATGCAG acCCCGACAGATGCATCTGAGTAATGAAAG cagcagcagtcagtcTATCAAGAATAGACCTCGgaggaggaaacacaggaaGAGAGTGAAGGACTGTGGCAA GTGCCAGCGTCCTCACAGCTAG
- the LOC115356301 gene encoding vascular endothelial growth factor A-like isoform X1 gives MQSFIGSSHFVAVLLLQLIPAQISHPAAEARSRVMLFQEVWKRSLCRPMERLVDVEQEYPGGVEHIFSPACVPLWRCSGCCGDDSLECHPTLERNTTLQLLRITPTERSGHYLELTFVEHQECECRPRQMHLSNESSSSSQSIKNRPRRRKHRKRVKDCGKCQRPHS, from the exons ATGCAGAGTTTCATCGGATCCTCACACTTTGTGGCAGttcttctgctgcagctgatacCTGCGCAG ATTTCACACCCTGCAGCAGAGGCTCGCTCAAGAG TGATGTTGTTCCAGGAGGTGTGGAAGAGGAGCCTGTGTCGGCCCATGGAGCGACTGGTGGATGTGGAGCAAGAGTACCCTGGAGGAGTGGAGCATATCTTTAGTCCTGCTTGTGTCCCACTTTGGCGTTGCTCTGGTTGCTGTGGGGACGACAGCCTTGAGTGCCACCCTACCCTGGAGCGCAACACCACCCTGCAG CTGTTGAGGATTACTCCCACTGAGAGATCTGGGCATTACCTGGAGCTCACATTTGTGGAGCATCAGGAATGTGAATGCAG acCCCGACAGATGCATCTGAGTAATGAAAG cagcagcagcagtcagtcTATCAAGAATAGACCTCGgaggaggaaacacaggaaGAGAGTGAAGGACTGTGGCAA GTGCCAGCGTCCTCACAGCTAG